One genomic window of Cheilinus undulatus linkage group 7, ASM1832078v1, whole genome shotgun sequence includes the following:
- the LOC121512769 gene encoding uncharacterized protein LOC121512769 isoform X1 translates to MMKLTLCAALVWMIFSSAEALQCVDYILENSTVSSPCRSPAEQCATVAISILAGGDRFNQTVRMCVPPSFCAAQDQIFSATYDVFTRAASIRCCNTDNCNNDTLTFPDIEPNGLSCFTCYQNFCNTLKCVGTQDRCFHGTGTFQYHGCVSANLCEHRYERPDSSSTLALFPFGIDALNCWNATLRDSALTTRLSLSLFLLALFTLFIS, encoded by the exons ATGATGAAGCTGACTCTGTGTGCTGCTCTCGTCTGGATGATCTTCAGCTCTG CTGAAGCTCTTCAGTGTGTGGACTACATACTAGAAAACTCCACTGTATCATCACCATGCCGCTCTCCTGCTGAACAGTGTGCAACAGTTGCCATTAGCA TTTTAGCTGGGGGTGACAGATTTAATCAGACCGTAAGGATGTGTGTGCCGCCATCATTCTGCGCTGCACAGGATCAGATATTTTCAGCCACTTATGATGTATTCACACGGGCTGCATCTATTCGTTGCTGCAACACAGACAACTGCAACAATGACACTTTAACCT ttcctGATATTGAGCCAAATGGCCTGAGCTGTTTCACCTGCTATCAAAATTTCTGCAATACGCTGAAGTGTGTTGGCACACAGGACCGCTGCTTCCATGGAACTG GTACCTTCCAATACCACGGCTGTGTGTCTGCAAACCTGTGTGAACATCGATATGAACGGCCAGACAGTAGTAGTACGTTGGCACTTTTTCCTTTCGGTATCGATGCATTAAACTGTTGGAACGCCACCCTGCGTGATTCAGCTCTGACCACCAGACTGAGTTTGTCTCTGTTCCTGCTCGCTCTCTTTACACTTTTCATCAGTTAA
- the LOC121512769 gene encoding uncharacterized protein LOC121512769 isoform X2: MMKLTLCAALVWMIFSSAEALQCVDYILENSTVSSPCRSPAEQCATVAISILAGGDRFNQTVRMCVPPSFCAAQDQIFSATYDVFTRAASIRCCNTDNCNNDTLTFPDIEPNGLSCFTCYQNFCNTLKCVGTQDRCFHGTAQPPDKPLQA, encoded by the exons ATGATGAAGCTGACTCTGTGTGCTGCTCTCGTCTGGATGATCTTCAGCTCTG CTGAAGCTCTTCAGTGTGTGGACTACATACTAGAAAACTCCACTGTATCATCACCATGCCGCTCTCCTGCTGAACAGTGTGCAACAGTTGCCATTAGCA TTTTAGCTGGGGGTGACAGATTTAATCAGACCGTAAGGATGTGTGTGCCGCCATCATTCTGCGCTGCACAGGATCAGATATTTTCAGCCACTTATGATGTATTCACACGGGCTGCATCTATTCGTTGCTGCAACACAGACAACTGCAACAATGACACTTTAACCT ttcctGATATTGAGCCAAATGGCCTGAGCTGTTTCACCTGCTATCAAAATTTCTGCAATACGCTGAAGTGTGTTGGCACACAGGACCGCTGCTTCCATGGAACTG CCCAGCCTCCAGATAAGCCACTCCAGGCCTGA